A window of Ignatzschineria indica genomic DNA:
AAAAGTTTTAGCGGATGTGTTAAGGGCGATGAATATTAATCGCAAAAAAATACCGCTTCGGCACTTCTCTTCTCAAGAGTTGATCGATTACTTCTGTAGTTTTGAGATCAACGTTGCTTTTGTAACGGGCGCGCATCCGAGCCGTATTGTGCGACAGCTCAATACACTCTGTGGCGGTGAACCACTCTCAATCGTTTCGGCACTCCCGAAAAACTTTTTTCAAAAACATCGTTATTTCTATAAAACAGTTGTTCCGAAAGAGCTCTACTGGCGTATTCCTGAAGATATAGAGACGCTCAGTATCCGGCATCTCTTAGCTGTTAATAATCGATATGACAGTGATGAGTTAGAAGCTTTGATGAATAGCTTTATCGATGAGCTTGAATATAATCGCTCACTGCCTGTTACGGAGGCTTCGATTCTTCTGAACTATAATAATCTACAAACGCCGCTTCATGAAGTAGGGGATGATATTATCGAAGAGTTACAAGAGGAGCTTCAAGCGGAATTAGCTGCAGAAGCTCAATCTTAGGCGCTAATCTTGATCTATCCGATCTAGCGTTACTCTAGTACCTAATTATCGAAATTTAATGATCGATAAAGTGTAGAATTTGATCGAGTGCTTTTTGCGTATAGTGTGGGGTATTGACCTCAAATATGGCGAGATCTTCCTCGCTTCTTAACCAAGTCCTCTGTCTTTTCGCATATTGTCTCGTGGCAATAATCGCGCGCTCGACCGCTTCAGCTAAAGTCATCTCTCCTTCGAGATAATTCCATATTTGACGATAGCCGACAGCACGCATTGAAGGGTAATCGAGATTGAGTTCAGGATATCTCTCTCTGAGTGTTGCAACCTCTTCTATTAAACCAGCATCGATCATTTTATGGTAACGATTGGCGATCTGCTGATTTCTTCTCTTCTCATCATTATTAGCTAGAGCAATTTTAAGAAAAGGATACTGAATTCCCGGCTTTTTCGGAAGATTCCAGTAGTGAGTAAGTGGTTTCCCGGTCTCAAGATAGACACTTAACGCCCGAATTACCCGCTGTGTATCATTAGGATTTAAGCGTTGGAAGCTATCGGGATCAATCTCTTTGAGTTCTTGATGTAATTGCGCTGATCCCTCTATCTCCGCTCGCTCGGTTAACTGTGTTAAAAGCGCAGGAGAGACTTGTGGGATCGGGGAGATTCCCTCTAAAAGAGATTGAAAATAGAGAAAGGTCCCGCCGACGAGAAGTGGTGTTTTTCCGGCAGAGAAGCTCTCTTCTATCTCAGTAAGGGCGTCACGGCGAAATTCTGCTGTAGAGTAACGTTCTGTTGGCTCACAGATATCGATTAAGCTATGGGGGTAGTGCTTCAATGTTTTTCTATCTGGCTTTGCTGTCCCAATATTCATCTCTTTGTAGATCATGGCTGAATCTACAGAGATAATCCGCACCGGAATTTGATCAGCAATTCGCATTGCAAGCTCCGTTTTTCCCGTAGCGGTGGGGCCCATCAAACAAATTACTCTCTTATTCATGTAAAATCCTTTATGATAATAAGATTATTTTTTACAGGATAGTATAGCGCAATGAGTCAGTATTGGACGACCTTAGATGACCTTTATACAGAAAAGTTACTTGAGCCTGGAGCGGAGATTGAGCAGGTGGCTCGATCCTTTCAGATTAAGATTAGTCCGACAATGCAGCAACAGATCGTTAGCGCTAGTAAAGAGGATCGGGATGCTCTATTGCGACAATTTATTCCCTCTGTCGCAGAGAGTCATATTTTGCCAGAAGAGTTAGATGATCCCATTGGTGATCGCCGCTTTACACCTGTCGCCGGCGTGGTACATCGTTATCGAGATCGGGCGCTTCTAAAGATTACTCAGTTGTGTGAAGTCTACTGTCGTTTCTGTTTTCGTAAAGAGATGATCGGGCAAAAGGGGGAGAATCTAACTAAGTCAGAGCTTCAAGATGCGCTCGATTACTTTGCCCAGCATGAAGAGTTGTGGGAGGTGATTTTAACAGGGGGAGATCCATTAATCCTCTCTATTCGGCGATTAGAAGAGGTTTTATTGGCACTTGCAGCAATTCCACATCTGCGTAGTATTCGGATTCATTCGCGTATTCCTCTTATTTCTCCTGATAAGATCTCTGAGGAGTTGTTAACACTGTTTGATAAGGTCATGGCGCAAGGAAAGATGGTTACTGTGGTCCTTCATGCGAATCATGCAGCGGAGTTCTCTCTTGAGGGGCGAGTTGCATTACGAGCTCTACGAAGCAGGGGGGTGATGTTGCTCTCCCAATCTGTTCTATTAAAAGGGGTTAATGATCATCTTCCGGCATTGAAGGAGTTGATGTATACCTTTGTCGAGAATGGGGTTAAACCTTACTATCTCCATCAGATGGATCTAGCGCGCGGTACGAGCCATTTTGTCGTGAGTAATGAGCAGGGTATCGCATTGATCAACGCATTGCGGGAAGAGATCTCCGGAATCTGTATTCCACGCCTGATTATTGAGATACCAGAAGGCGAGGGAAAGCGTGTTTTAGCCTAGATCTCTCTTGATAGTATCTATCGGGGAGTATTTGTGGATAATCTCTAATAGCTAATCTCCACTAGCTAATCTCCACTAGCTAATCTCTAATGGCTAATCTCTAATGGCTAATCTCTAATATCTGCAGATAATTTCTTAGATCGTTAAGAGAATCTCATGTGCTGTTTGGGGGATGCGATTCCATGGAAGCAGTAAGTTGAGGCGCGAACCACCATATTGGCGCCACAACATCGTTGAGCGAATGCCGGCAAGTAGTAGAGCTCTGATCTCGTTGGCGATATGGGGTTGAGAGAGAATCGATTGTTCTCCTTTAACCATAATGCGTGGGGTGAGTTTGCTGAGTGTTTGAGAGTAGAGATCTGCAATTGCGGCAATAATATTCTCATGGGTAATCTCAAAGTGCTGTAATCTTGAGGCGATATTTTCAAGACCTGCCCCTAAAACATTGAGCATCTCCTGATTCTTTTTAAGAGAAGCCTCTAATGAGATAAGGGAGTAGAGGTAGATTTTTGCCGGTGCCGGCACATTTTTCAATCCTTGTGCAAAAGCAGATAATCCCGGCTTGATATTGCTCACACCATCATAGACATCATCAATATTCTCAGGTTTTAGGACGAAGATACTGTGGAGGAGCGGATTACGCTCCTCATTAGGGATAGAACCGACCGTTGCAATTCGATCAACTAACATCGCAGATTGGAGTACCGCTGATAGTGCAATGACTTGATTTCTATTCATTCCCTTCTATTTCATCCTTTCGATAGATTATTGAGTCTAACTCATTAAGACTGATTCATTAAGGCTAACTGATTAAGATCAATTTATATAAGTCACATTTTACAATGTGATTGGCCACTATTATTTCATCACTTTGAGAGTAGGTCTAATTTAGTTCCCATCAATTTTACCCACTAATTTTATCCAGTAATTTTATTTATTAATATTATTTAATATTATTCATCCATTTGATCTCTGTTGAGGAAATGGTGAAGAGCTATGACCGCTGTTGAAGTCTATTAACCTATAACTATTGTAACTATTGTAACTGTTGTAGCTGTTGTAAATCATAACAGAGCCGATACTTTTTCTGCAAAAACATTAAAAGAGGCTTGCGGAGATATTAATACATAAGCCTAATATCGCCATGTTGAAGATAAAAGAGACGATCGATTGTAATAGTACGGCGCGTCTCATCGGTGTTGAGGCGATCTCGACATCTGCTGTTTGTGAAGCAACGGCAATGGTAAAAGAGAAATACATAAAGTCGAGATAGCCAGGACGTGTAATTTTATCAGGAAAGAGGAGCCAAGGATTTTTCTCAATATCGGGGCTACTGTAGAAGAGATGGGCATAATGCATCGTATATCCGAGGGGAAGCAGTAGCCAAGAGGAGATGAGTGTTGATGCCGTTAAGACATATTGGAGAATTTTTTCATCTCCGGTTAACCCATCATGTCCGCCAAGACCAAAGAAGAGGACAAGGAGACTTGCGCAACAACCGGTAAGAAGAAAGAAGAGAACCATTCGCGCGCTTTCATCCTCATTACTTGTGAGCTTGCGAATATCCCGATTCTTATGCCGAATCACTTTTTGTGCTAAGAAGAGGATATAGACCCAAGAGAAGGCATTCCAGCTAATGATAAAGCTCATCCAGGGGGTATGTTTCGAGATTAAGAGGCAGAAGGTCGTAATAGCGACGATGAGAGAGACGATAAAGCGAGGGCGAGAAAGAATTGTATTGTGGATAAAGTGGATGGTGCGAAAATTTTTTCTTTCTGCATGAGGTTTTTGCATAATGCGCGTTCCCTTTGTGTGCTCAGATATCGAGATTTTAAATCTGGATCTTCTAAATTTATTTCAGTTTTCTTAAGGCTTTTTTAAGAGTTTCTCAGTGTTTCTAAGTATTTTTTGAGTATTTTTGAATATTTCTGAGTGTTCTTAAATATCTCTTAAATATCTCTAAAAGATCTCTAAAAGCATTAAATTTTTTGAATTATTTTTCAAAATTGATAGAAGAATTATATCGAATAAATATTAAGTTGCGTAAAGATATTTTTAAAGCGAGAGAAGAAAAGAGCGCTATTTGTCTAAGATAATTCTCAAAAAAGAAGTTTTATGGAATTGAGTACGATTAAATTCGCGATTAAATGTAGTTAATTTGTAGACAAATCATTTTAACTTCTTGTTCTTCGTTCTAATCTCCTCTATAAGTAGTTAAACGAAGTTAGATAACTTTTTATATAGAAAACAGTAAAGGAGAATGGAGTGCTAAGTCTTATTGGATTTGCCACAATTTTAACAATTGTTACCTTATTAATTCGGGGGAAAGTGATCCCGATAGTGGCCCTAACATTGATCCCGATCATCGGCGCGTTAGTAGCGGGTTTTGGAATGGAAGAGATCGGAGGATTCTTTAAATCGGGTTTAGGCTCGGTGATGAATGTTGTGGTGATGTTTATCTTCGCCATTATCTTTTTCGGGATTTTGCAAGATGCCGGTCTTTTTGATCCTTTAATCAATAAGATGATCCAATTGACTCGTGGGAATATTATTACGATCTGTATCGGCAGTGTGATTATTGCTGCAATTGCGCAGCTTGATGGTTCGGGAGCCTCTACTTTCTTAATTACAATCCCGGCACTATTGCCCCTCTATAAGCGGATGCGCATTAGCCCTTACCTTCTAGTTCTCTTGATAGGTGGAAGTGCTAGTATCATGAATATGATCCCATGGGGTGGGCCATTAGGAAGAACGGCGAGTGTAATCGATATGGATGTCACGGAATTGTGGCGTCCCTTGATTCCTGTGCAAGTTGTGGGAATGATTCTTATGGTAGGCTTAGCAACCGTTTTGGGAATGCGTGAGAAGCGTCGTATTGCGGCATTGCCGGCATCATCTGAGGTAGAGGGAAGTGATGAAGATTTAGCGCCGATGACATCTGATCTTAAGCCGGGACTTTATCTCTTTAATCTCCTTTTAACGATTGGCATCATCGCTATCTTAGTGACGGGAATTATTCCGGCAGGATTTGCCTTTATGATCGGGGTTGCGATCGCTTTACCGGTGAATTTCAGAACAATTCAGCTACAGAATGAGTGTATTAAACGTCATGCGCCTAATGCTTTATCGATGGCGTCAATTATTCTTGCTGCCGGCGTCTTCTTGGGCGTTTTAAATGGTACAGGAATGTTAACCTCTATTGCGCAAGATCTTATCAATATTATGCCGGAATTTATGGGGCGTTATATCCATCTAATTATTGGCTTTTTAGGATTACCTTTCGATCTTCTTTTAAGTACAGATGCTTACTACTTTGCATTACTGCCCGTTGTTGACCAAATAGCGACAACTTATGGAATAGCATCAACTTCAACAGCTTATGCGATGATTGTTGGTAATATTGTAGGAACATTTGTTAGCCCCTTCTCTCCTGCACTATGGCTCGCGCTTGGTTTGGCGAATATCGAGATGGGACGCTATATCCGCTACTCCTTCTTCTGGATGTGGGCGATTGGTATCTTATTGCTGATTGCAGCCATTATTATGGGTGTTATTGCGGTATAAGTAGAGTCGCAATAGGCTAAACGAAAATAGATAATCCCTAATAGACGCAAAATCGATGGAGCTTGCGACTATTAGGGATTTTTAATAGCTAGGAGTCATCAATCGAGAATAACCTGACTCGTGATTGTGATCTCGCTTTTATTACTATGTTGTGAACGATTTTATAGAACAACTTTATAGAGCAACTTTATGGACTAACTTTATGGACATAATGGCTTATGGTTCATTGCTCAACTGTAGGTAGTCAATAACATTGTTATTCTCATAGTTGTTGAGGATATAGAAGTAGTTTTGGTACTCAAAAAGGGTATCGTTAGATCTATTTCGATCCCCTTCCACAACTCCTTCAAGGAAGAAGACCTCTTTACGATCATTGACGACCCAAACTAATGTCTCTTTGATGTTTTGATATTGGAAATCTTTGTAGTAATCCGCAGTGTAATTATCAAAATTATCTAAAATAGCCCGAAGACGTGCTTCCTCATTTCGAGCAGCTT
This region includes:
- the miaA gene encoding tRNA (adenosine(37)-N6)-dimethylallyltransferase MiaA, which gives rise to MNKRVICLMGPTATGKTELAMRIADQIPVRIISVDSAMIYKEMNIGTAKPDRKTLKHYPHSLIDICEPTERYSTAEFRRDALTEIEESFSAGKTPLLVGGTFLYFQSLLEGISPIPQVSPALLTQLTERAEIEGSAQLHQELKEIDPDSFQRLNPNDTQRVIRALSVYLETGKPLTHYWNLPKKPGIQYPFLKIALANNDEKRRNQQIANRYHKMIDAGLIEEVATLRERYPELNLDYPSMRAVGYRQIWNYLEGEMTLAEAVERAIIATRQYAKRQRTWLRSEEDLAIFEVNTPHYTQKALDQILHFIDH
- a CDS encoding TAXI family TRAP transporter solute-binding subunit, whose translation is MRRFFIVILMLSFCALQWAAGDNNDRREIKILRQTPSEIDRAISDHLCMSYEVIHPYHRCLERYYDQGDLDQKALREYDFIITTEQFYNESLANDFQLVLPLYHQAFTVVSRGISRDELFTEGQSFGVLDQPTQTKVLADVLRAMNINRKKIPLRHFSSQELIDYFCSFEINVAFVTGAHPSRIVRQLNTLCGGEPLSIVSALPKNFFQKHRYFYKTVVPKELYWRIPEDIETLSIRHLLAVNNRYDSDELEALMNSFIDELEYNRSLPVTEASILLNYNNLQTPLHEVGDDIIEELQEELQAELAAEAQS
- the hflD gene encoding high frequency lysogenization protein HflD, producing MNRNQVIALSAVLQSAMLVDRIATVGSIPNEERNPLLHSIFVLKPENIDDVYDGVSNIKPGLSAFAQGLKNVPAPAKIYLYSLISLEASLKKNQEMLNVLGAGLENIASRLQHFEITHENIIAAIADLYSQTLSKLTPRIMVKGEQSILSQPHIANEIRALLLAGIRSTMLWRQYGGSRLNLLLPWNRIPQTAHEILLTI
- a CDS encoding DUF1345 domain-containing protein, encoding MQKPHAERKNFRTIHFIHNTILSRPRFIVSLIVAITTFCLLISKHTPWMSFIISWNAFSWVYILFLAQKVIRHKNRDIRKLTSNEDESARMVLFFLLTGCCASLLVLFFGLGGHDGLTGDEKILQYVLTASTLISSWLLLPLGYTMHYAHLFYSSPDIEKNPWLLFPDKITRPGYLDFMYFSFTIAVASQTADVEIASTPMRRAVLLQSIVSFIFNMAILGLCINISASLF
- a CDS encoding KamA family radical SAM protein; amino-acid sequence: MSQYWTTLDDLYTEKLLEPGAEIEQVARSFQIKISPTMQQQIVSASKEDRDALLRQFIPSVAESHILPEELDDPIGDRRFTPVAGVVHRYRDRALLKITQLCEVYCRFCFRKEMIGQKGENLTKSELQDALDYFAQHEELWEVILTGGDPLILSIRRLEEVLLALAAIPHLRSIRIHSRIPLISPDKISEELLTLFDKVMAQGKMVTVVLHANHAAEFSLEGRVALRALRSRGVMLLSQSVLLKGVNDHLPALKELMYTFVENGVKPYYLHQMDLARGTSHFVVSNEQGIALINALREEISGICIPRLIIEIPEGEGKRVLA
- a CDS encoding CitMHS family transporter, which codes for MLSLIGFATILTIVTLLIRGKVIPIVALTLIPIIGALVAGFGMEEIGGFFKSGLGSVMNVVVMFIFAIIFFGILQDAGLFDPLINKMIQLTRGNIITICIGSVIIAAIAQLDGSGASTFLITIPALLPLYKRMRISPYLLVLLIGGSASIMNMIPWGGPLGRTASVIDMDVTELWRPLIPVQVVGMILMVGLATVLGMREKRRIAALPASSEVEGSDEDLAPMTSDLKPGLYLFNLLLTIGIIAILVTGIIPAGFAFMIGVAIALPVNFRTIQLQNECIKRHAPNALSMASIILAAGVFLGVLNGTGMLTSIAQDLINIMPEFMGRYIHLIIGFLGLPFDLLLSTDAYYFALLPVVDQIATTYGIASTSTAYAMIVGNIVGTFVSPFSPALWLALGLANIEMGRYIRYSFFWMWAIGILLLIAAIIMGVIAV